One window from the genome of Silene latifolia isolate original U9 population unplaced genomic scaffold, ASM4854445v1 scaffold_119, whole genome shotgun sequence encodes:
- the LOC141637541 gene encoding putative serine/threonine-protein kinase-like protein CCR3 — protein MRITSIYVSCFVNNVVFLAVFSLLTKVTGLGSSSTIAVTYGSNSVCRILVENSSQSIQCFQGDRTFSVLPNISFDRLAGGKNMFCGLTSDGADIFCWDNLTSRVENIYHNPLSTLTDLTVGNDRVCALQAKTSIIQCWKRGFSGRPVFLQPEGETAFLSITSGDGFSCGIAREDKTVLCWGENGIGDSIEAQFWNMSMLSVVAGKSHVCGISVSGILICKGKNDAGQLNIPSVSNTPFYYSALALGGAYTCGLTRSNGSVVCWGRGGVAGNVPAVSFVSIVGALDFTCGLRTDNFTILCWGSGWSVIPGPLQVGRRMGSRVKYSEFAGPGISPMPSPVSVSLPLAEKDYRPFWAYEVFGIVGMLSGFCALCYFIYLRKTRSREKTVKEVVKAKELTSIGSKSSVDYSPFIESNPSSAPQSRSSSITQLSSLASGRERNWENAFKHVEKAEVFTLTELARATRNFSLENKIGRGSFGTVYRGKLPDNREVAVKREIICRTKEREYAFESELTLLSRVHHKHLVSLVGFCEENSERLLVYEFMANGALHDMLHNSPRNENACLDSWKIRIKIALDAARGIEYLHNYAVPPIIHRDIKTSNILLDGNWVGRVSDFGLSLKGPESEEGSMSIKAVGTVGYIDPEYYLLKVLTTKSDVYGFGVVLLELLTGKKALFKESEGNGPTGVVEYAGPFIVAGEVRKVLDKRVVQPVMNEAEAVELVAYTAMMCVNLEGKERPTMSDVVSNLERALALCTGSSGTFSPNFYSFN, from the coding sequence ATGAGGATCACATCCATATATGTTTCCTGTTTCGTGAATAATGTCGTTTTTCTTGCAGTTTTTTCACTGCTAACAAAGGTTACTGGCCTTGGCTCGTCCTCTACGATTGCTGTCACCTACGGTTCTAACTCCGTCTGTAGAATTCTCGTTGAAAATTCTTCGCAAAGTATCCAATGTTTCCAAGGAGACAGAACATTTTCCGTCTTGCCAAATATCTCATTCGACAGACTAGCCGGTGGGAAGAATATGTTCTGTGGATTGACTTCAGATGGTGCTGATATCTTCTGTTGGGATAACTTAACTTCTCGAGTCGAGAATATATATCACAACCCTCTTTCCACATTGACTGATCTAACTGTCGGAAATGATCGCGTCTGTGCATTACAGGCTAAAACCAGCATTATCCAATGCTGGAAAAGAGGATTCTCGGGTCGGCCTGTATTTCTACAGCCTGAGGGAGAGACAGCTTTCCTGAGCATCACATCTGGTGACGGGTTTTCCTGTGGGATAGCGAGGGAAGATAAAACTGTCTTGTGTTGGGGTGAAAACGGAATAGGAGACTCTATCGAGGCTCAATTTTGGAATATGTCAATGTTGAGCGTAGTTGCAGGGAAATCGCATGTCTGCGGGATTTCTGTGTCTGGTATATTAATATGTAAAGGGAAAAATGATGCAGGACAACTGAATATCCCTTCAGTTTCAAACACCCCTTTTTACTATTCTGCCCTTGCTCTCGGCGGGGCCTACACCTGTGGGCTGACGAGAAGTAATGGCTCGGTAGTTTGTTGGGGTAGGGGCGGTGTTGCAGGGAATGTACCAGCTGTCTCGTTCGTCTCCATAGTTGGTGCCTTAGATTTTACATGTGGGTTGAGAACTGATAACTTCACAATTTTGTGTTGGGGTTCGGGTTGGTCTGTGATTCCCGGTCCATTACAGGTCGGGCGTAGGATGGGATCTCGCGTAAAATACTCGGAATTTGCAGGTCCCGGAATCTCACCTATGCCATCACCTGTTTCAGTATCATTACCACTAGCAGAGAAAGATTACAGGCCGTTTTGGGCATATGAGGTATTTGGGATAGTCGGAATGCTGTCTGGGTTTTGCGCGCTATGTTACTTCATATACCTGAGAAAAACGCGCTCACGAGAGAAAACGGTGAAGGAGGTAGTTAAGGCAAAGGAGCTTACTTCCATTGGTAGTAAATCAAGCGTGGATTATTCACCTTTCATAGAAAGCAATCCGTCTAGCGCGCCTCAGTCAAGATCGTCATCAATCACTCAGTTAAGCTCTTTAGCTTCAGGACGAGAGAGGAATTGGGAGAACGCATTCAAACATGTTGAGAAAGCCGAGGTATTCACCCTAACGGAGTTAGCTCGTGCGACAAGGAACTTCTCCTTGGAGAACAAGATTGGGAGAGGGAGTTTCGGGACTGTGTATAGAGGTAAACTCCCTGATAATCGCGAGGTTGCTGTCAAAAGGGAAATAATTTGCAGAACAAAGGAGAGGGAGTATGCTTTTGAGTCGGAATTGACCTTGTTGTCTAGGGTTCATCACAAGCATTTGGTGAGTTTAGTCGGGTTTTGTGAAGAAAACAGTGAGAGGCTTTTGGTGTATGAGTTTATGGCAAATGGTGCCTTACATGATATGTTGCATAACAGTCCGAGAAATGAGAACGCTTGTCTCGATTCTTGGAAAATTAGAATTAAAATCGCGTTGGATGCTGCAAGAGGGATTGAATATCTCCATAACTACGCGGTTCCACCTATAATCCACCGAGATATCAAAACCTCAAATATACTTTTAGACGGGAATTGGGTTGGGAGAGTCTCGGATTTTGGGTTGTCCCTTAAGGGACCTGAGAGCGAGGAAGGGAGTATGTCAATCAAAGCGGTTGGGACAGTCGGGTACATTGATCCTGAGTACTATCTGCTCAAGGTCTTGACCACTAAAAGTGATGTCTATGGTTTCGGAGTTGTTTTATTGGAACTTTTAACAGGGAAAAAGGCTTTGTTTAAGGAAAGCGAAGGGAATGGGCCGACAGGGGTAGTAGAGTATGCGGGACCCTTCATCGTTGCAGGGGAAGTGCGGAAAGTGCTGGATAAGCGAGTAGTACAGCCGGTGATGAATGAGGCTGAGGCCGTTGAGCTTGTCGCGTACACTGCAATGATGTGTGTCAATTTGGAAGGAAA
- the LOC141637573 gene encoding uncharacterized protein LOC141637573 isoform X1: protein MKFSPSSSTSFSPNFCTNKGNGLSCFSGFLSRILGSKTPPTYPSDFENHEEFSKIEKLVDGSATPNLVARLMGLEFMPELSSNDDQKSWNSIFRSKSMDSGNFRDGTEKMQGQTGQVGQHRRVKTSFSFRETQNFFELEGDDFLVLNFDVKSCKKKKKVSNFGESKTAKRRGKQRINREEQRKNRVFTDEERVSLGISPQISQSYKLSPFRDRISVTKTEEDGIKVRKKKMKENCLELSKGEVECELDNSSPVSVLDDSEFISDAEVTVSSNSEEDAKSRGSECDSKELSSTSNGSSNLDDTEREKQGNEEQKGGLKRRDYKKHENAEMVRRVCRLAEIDFSNSNWKYRRMFRAEEIDYFGLHFSQLIFDQLINELVDQFFEI from the exons atgaaGTTTAGTCCATCTTCATCTACTTCTTTCAGTCCAAATTTCTGCACCAATAAAGGCAATGGATTGAGTTGTTTTTCCGGGTTTTTGAGTCGAATTCTCGGCTCAAAAACCCCACCAACTTACCCTTCTGACTTCGAAAACCATGAAGAATTCTCTAAGATTGAGAAACTCGTAGACGGTTCGGCTACACCCAATTTAGTTGCTAGGCTAATGGGGTTGGAATTCATGCCGGAGTTAAGTTCAAATGATGATCAGAAAAGTTGGAATTCGATATTCCGAAGTAAATCAATGGATTCTGGGAATTTCAGAGACGGAACAGAGAAGATGCAGGGGCAAACCGGGCAAGTCGGGCAACACAGAAGGGTAAAAACATCGTTTTCGTTCCGAGAAACGCAGAATTTCTTTGAACTTGAAGGTGATGATTTCTTAGTTCTAAATTTCGATGTTAAATCTtgtaaaaagaagaaaaaagtttCGAACTTTGGCGAATCGAAGACGGCGAAACGCAGGGGAAAACAGAGGATAAACAGAGAAGAACAGAGGAAAAACAGAGTGTTTACTGATGAAGAGAGGGTTAGTTTGGGGATTTCACCTCAAATTAGTCAAAGTTATAAACTTTCTCCGTTTAGAGATAGGATTAGTGTCACGAAAACCGAGGAAGACGGAATTAAGGTGAGGAAGAAGAAAATGAAGGAGAATTGTTTGGAATTGAGTAAAGGTGAAGTAGAGTGTGAGTTAGATAATTCGAGTCCGGTTTCTGTTCTTGATGACAGTGAATTTATCAGTGATGCTGAAGTTACAGTGTCAAGTAATTCAG AAGAAGACGCGAAATCAAGAGGATCGGAGTGTGACAGCAAAGAACTGTCGTCTACTAGTAACGGAAGCTCGAATTTGGATGATACTGAAAGGGAAAAACaaggaaatgaagaacaaaaaggCGGATTAAAAAGACGAGATTACAAAAAACATGAAAACGCCGAGATGGTGAGAAGAGTTTGCAGGTTAGCTGAAATCGATTTTAGTAATTCAAACTGGAAGTATAGAAGAATGTTTAGAGCTGAAGAAATAGATTATTTTGGATTACATTTCAGTCAATTGATCTTTGATCAGTTAATTAATGAGTTAGTAGATCAGTTTTTCGAGATTTAA
- the LOC141637573 gene encoding uncharacterized protein LOC141637573 isoform X2, whose translation MKFSPSSSTSFSPNFCTNKGNGLSCFSGFLSRILGSKTPPTYPSDFENHEEFSKIEKLVDGSATPNLVARLMGLEFMPELSSNDDQKSWNSIFRSKSMDSGNFRDGTEKMQGQTGQVGQHRRVKTSFSFRETQNFFELEGDDFLVLNFDVKSCKKKKKVSNFGESKTAKRRGKQRINREEQRKNRVFTDEERVSLGISPQISQSYKLSPFRDRISVTKTEEDGIKVRKKKMKENCLELSKGEVECELDNSSPVSVLDDSEFISDAEVTVSSNSEDAKSRGSECDSKELSSTSNGSSNLDDTEREKQGNEEQKGGLKRRDYKKHENAEMVRRVCRLAEIDFSNSNWKYRRMFRAEEIDYFGLHFSQLIFDQLINELVDQFFEI comes from the exons atgaaGTTTAGTCCATCTTCATCTACTTCTTTCAGTCCAAATTTCTGCACCAATAAAGGCAATGGATTGAGTTGTTTTTCCGGGTTTTTGAGTCGAATTCTCGGCTCAAAAACCCCACCAACTTACCCTTCTGACTTCGAAAACCATGAAGAATTCTCTAAGATTGAGAAACTCGTAGACGGTTCGGCTACACCCAATTTAGTTGCTAGGCTAATGGGGTTGGAATTCATGCCGGAGTTAAGTTCAAATGATGATCAGAAAAGTTGGAATTCGATATTCCGAAGTAAATCAATGGATTCTGGGAATTTCAGAGACGGAACAGAGAAGATGCAGGGGCAAACCGGGCAAGTCGGGCAACACAGAAGGGTAAAAACATCGTTTTCGTTCCGAGAAACGCAGAATTTCTTTGAACTTGAAGGTGATGATTTCTTAGTTCTAAATTTCGATGTTAAATCTtgtaaaaagaagaaaaaagtttCGAACTTTGGCGAATCGAAGACGGCGAAACGCAGGGGAAAACAGAGGATAAACAGAGAAGAACAGAGGAAAAACAGAGTGTTTACTGATGAAGAGAGGGTTAGTTTGGGGATTTCACCTCAAATTAGTCAAAGTTATAAACTTTCTCCGTTTAGAGATAGGATTAGTGTCACGAAAACCGAGGAAGACGGAATTAAGGTGAGGAAGAAGAAAATGAAGGAGAATTGTTTGGAATTGAGTAAAGGTGAAGTAGAGTGTGAGTTAGATAATTCGAGTCCGGTTTCTGTTCTTGATGACAGTGAATTTATCAGTGATGCTGAAGTTACAGTGTCAAGTAATTCAG AAGACGCGAAATCAAGAGGATCGGAGTGTGACAGCAAAGAACTGTCGTCTACTAGTAACGGAAGCTCGAATTTGGATGATACTGAAAGGGAAAAACaaggaaatgaagaacaaaaaggCGGATTAAAAAGACGAGATTACAAAAAACATGAAAACGCCGAGATGGTGAGAAGAGTTTGCAGGTTAGCTGAAATCGATTTTAGTAATTCAAACTGGAAGTATAGAAGAATGTTTAGAGCTGAAGAAATAGATTATTTTGGATTACATTTCAGTCAATTGATCTTTGATCAGTTAATTAATGAGTTAGTAGATCAGTTTTTCGAGATTTAA